A section of the Xiphias gladius isolate SHS-SW01 ecotype Sanya breed wild chromosome 8, ASM1685928v1, whole genome shotgun sequence genome encodes:
- the ptdss2 gene encoding phosphatidylserine synthase 2 isoform X1, producing the protein MTKPESKKGGVTAINATGKCATAASAAEQVYNGAVEPGCPDQSTPVKAKVMKQTSRESLHRRNTECEVYDDGTNTFFWRAHTVTVLFILTCALVYVTLLEETPQDTAYNTKRGIVASILVFLCFGVTQAKDGPFTRPHPAYWRFWLCVTVVYELFLIFILFQTVHDGRQFMKYIDPKLGVPLPERDYGGNCLIYDPGNTTDPFHNIWDKMDGFVPAHFLGWYIKTLMIRDWWMCMIISVMFEFLEYSLEHQLPNFSECWWDHWIMDVLVCNGLGIYCGMKTLAWLSMKPYQWQGLWNIPTYKGKIKRIAFQFTPYSWVKFEWKPASNLRRWLAVLGIIFMFLLAELNTFYLKFVLWMPPEHYLVLLRLVFFVNVGGVAMREIYDFMDDPKFHKKLGQQAWLVAAITVTEFLIVVKYDPNTILLPIPFFIMQCWLLGILLIFTWTLWRFFIRDITLRYKETRRRKQEVPADRDRLLGNGSTTTPSGRSKLNGSSETLRQRKS; encoded by the exons ATGACCAAGCCCGAGTCGAAGAAGGGCGGCGTGACGGCGATCAACGCCACCGGCAAGTGCGCCACAGCCGCGTCCGCCGCCGAGCAGGTCTACAACGGCGCAGTGGAACCGGGCTGTCCGGATCAGAGCACGCCGGTCAAAGCCAAGGTGATGAAGCAGACCTCCAGAGAGAGTCTTCACCGGAGGAACACGGAGTGCGAAGTCTACGACGACGGGACCAACACCTTTTTCTG GCGAGCCCATACTGTGACAGTGCTCTTCATTCTGACCTGTGCTCTGGTCTACGTCACGCTGTTGGAAGAGACCCCCCAGGACACAGCCTACAACACTAAAAG GGGAATTGTTGCCAGCATCCTGGTGTTCCTCTGTTTTGGAGTGACGCAAGCCAAAGATGGACCATTCACAAGACCACATCCAG cttACTGGCGGTTCTGGCTTTGTGTCACTGTTGTCTACGAgctcttcctcatcttcatcctaTTCCAG ACTGTGCATGATGGACGACAGTTCATGAAGTACATTGACCCCAAACTGGGGGTACCCCTCCCAGAGCGCGACTATGGAGGCAACTGCCTCATCTATGACCCAGGCAACACCACTGACCCCTTCCACAACATCTGG GACAAGATGGATGGCTTTGTTCCAGCGCACTTCCTGGGATGGTATATCAAG ACTCTGATGATCCGGGATTGGTGGATGTGTATGATAATCAGTGTCATGTTTGAATTCCTGGAATACAGCCTGGAACACCAGTTACCTAACTTCTCTGAGTGCTGGTGGGACCAT TGGATCATGGATGTGTTGGTGTGTAATGGCTTGGGGATCTACTGTGGTATGAAGACCCTGGCCTGGTTGTCAATGAAGCCCTACCAGTGGCAGGGCCTGTGGAACATTCCTACGTACAA GGGGAAGATAAAGCGTATAGCATTCCAGTTTACACCGTACAGTTGGGTGAAGTTTGAGTGGAAGCCTGCTTCAAACCTTCGTCGCTGGCTTGCTGTGTTAGGCATAATCTTTATG TTCCTCCTGGCAGAACTGAACACCTTCTACCTGAAATTCGTCTTGTGGATGCCTCCTGAACACTACCTGGTGCTGCTCCGCCTGGTCTTTTTTGTCAACGTGGGAGGCGTAGCCATGAGGGAGATCTACGACTTCATGGACGACCC GAAGTTCCACAAGAAGCTTGGCCAGCAGGCGTGGCTGGTGGCAGCAATCACAGTGACTGAGTTCCTCATAGTGGTCAAGTATGACCCCAACACCATCTTGCTGCCCATCCCCTTCTTCATTATGCAGTGCTGGTTATTAGGAATCCTCCTCATCTTTACCTGGACTCTGTGGCGGTTTTTCATCCG TGACATCACGCTCCGCTACAAAGAGACCCGTCGACGCAAACAGGAAGTCCCTGCTGACCGGGACCGCCTTCTGGGCAACGGCAGCACAACCACCCCCTCTGGGCGCAGCAAACTGAACGGCAGCTCCGAGACACTGCGGCAGAGGAAGTCCtga
- the ptdss2 gene encoding phosphatidylserine synthase 2 isoform X2, which translates to MTKPESKKGGVTAINATGKCATAASAAEQVYNGAVEPGCPDQSTPVKAKVMKQTSRESLHRRNTECEVYDDGTNTFFWRAHTVTVLFILTCALVYVTLLEETPQDTAYNTKRGIVASILVFLCFGVTQAKDGPFTRPHPAYWRFWLCVTVVYELFLIFILFQTVHDGRQFMKYIDPKLGVPLPERDYGGNCLIYDPGNTTDPFHNIWDKMDGFVPAHFLGWYIKTLMIRDWWMCMIISVMFEFLEYSLEHQLPNFSECWWDHWIMDVLVCNGLGIYCGMKTLAWLSMKPYQWQGLWNIPTYKGKIKRIAFQFTPYSWVKFEWKPASNLRRWLAVLGIIFMFLLAELNTFYLKFVLWMPPEHYLVLLRLVFFVNVGGVAMREIYDFMDDPKFHKKLGQQAWLVAAITVTEFLIVVKYDPNTILLPIPFFIMQCWLLGILLIFTWTLWRFFIRNVHVQ; encoded by the exons ATGACCAAGCCCGAGTCGAAGAAGGGCGGCGTGACGGCGATCAACGCCACCGGCAAGTGCGCCACAGCCGCGTCCGCCGCCGAGCAGGTCTACAACGGCGCAGTGGAACCGGGCTGTCCGGATCAGAGCACGCCGGTCAAAGCCAAGGTGATGAAGCAGACCTCCAGAGAGAGTCTTCACCGGAGGAACACGGAGTGCGAAGTCTACGACGACGGGACCAACACCTTTTTCTG GCGAGCCCATACTGTGACAGTGCTCTTCATTCTGACCTGTGCTCTGGTCTACGTCACGCTGTTGGAAGAGACCCCCCAGGACACAGCCTACAACACTAAAAG GGGAATTGTTGCCAGCATCCTGGTGTTCCTCTGTTTTGGAGTGACGCAAGCCAAAGATGGACCATTCACAAGACCACATCCAG cttACTGGCGGTTCTGGCTTTGTGTCACTGTTGTCTACGAgctcttcctcatcttcatcctaTTCCAG ACTGTGCATGATGGACGACAGTTCATGAAGTACATTGACCCCAAACTGGGGGTACCCCTCCCAGAGCGCGACTATGGAGGCAACTGCCTCATCTATGACCCAGGCAACACCACTGACCCCTTCCACAACATCTGG GACAAGATGGATGGCTTTGTTCCAGCGCACTTCCTGGGATGGTATATCAAG ACTCTGATGATCCGGGATTGGTGGATGTGTATGATAATCAGTGTCATGTTTGAATTCCTGGAATACAGCCTGGAACACCAGTTACCTAACTTCTCTGAGTGCTGGTGGGACCAT TGGATCATGGATGTGTTGGTGTGTAATGGCTTGGGGATCTACTGTGGTATGAAGACCCTGGCCTGGTTGTCAATGAAGCCCTACCAGTGGCAGGGCCTGTGGAACATTCCTACGTACAA GGGGAAGATAAAGCGTATAGCATTCCAGTTTACACCGTACAGTTGGGTGAAGTTTGAGTGGAAGCCTGCTTCAAACCTTCGTCGCTGGCTTGCTGTGTTAGGCATAATCTTTATG TTCCTCCTGGCAGAACTGAACACCTTCTACCTGAAATTCGTCTTGTGGATGCCTCCTGAACACTACCTGGTGCTGCTCCGCCTGGTCTTTTTTGTCAACGTGGGAGGCGTAGCCATGAGGGAGATCTACGACTTCATGGACGACCC GAAGTTCCACAAGAAGCTTGGCCAGCAGGCGTGGCTGGTGGCAGCAATCACAGTGACTGAGTTCCTCATAGTGGTCAAGTATGACCCCAACACCATCTTGCTGCCCATCCCCTTCTTCATTATGCAGTGCTGGTTATTAGGAATCCTCCTCATCTTTACCTGGACTCTGTGGCGGTTTTTCATCCG TAATGTCCATGTCCAGTGA
- the cdkn1cb gene encoding cyclin-dependent kinase inhibitor 1C encodes MSNVQLSSSALERLVARRTFPLHRLTGVCRNLFGPVDHEELGQEMRAKMREISERDQQRWNFNFETNTPLDGDYQWEEVSADKTPVFYQDSVQNGRSRAPATPVKQTPPSDSVLPETPRMDVLERLAAPESSSTPCQVEVNQENRTDKLNSGKQPHRQVPCVRRKRAATTDNNTQITDFFVKRKRAADKTSNDASACHLSKSPIPVEQTPRKRIR; translated from the exons aTGTCCAACGTCCAGTTATCGAGCAGCGCGCTGGAGAGGCTGGTGGCCAGGAGGACCTTCCCTCTTCACAGGCTCACCGGCGTCTGTCGCAACCTCTTCGGACCGGTGGATCACGAAGAACTGGGCCAGGAGATGAGAGCCAAGATGCGGGAGATTTCCGAGCGCGACCAGCAGAGGTGGAACTTTAATTTCGAGACCAACACCCCGCTGGATGGGGATTACCAGTGGGAAGAGGTGTCCGCGGATAAGACCCCGGTGTTTTACCAGGACTCTGTACAAAACGGCAGGAGCCGGGCGCCCGCGACGCCCGTCAAGCAGACGCCGCCCTCGGACTCCGTTCTCCCGGAGACGCCGCGTATGGATGTACTGGAGCGCTTGGCCGCGCCGGAGAGCAGCAGCACGCCCTGTCAGGTGGAGGTCAACCAGGAGAACCGCACGGACAAGCTCAACTCAGGGAAGCAGCCTCACAGACAGGTCCCGTGTGTTAGACGCAAGAGGGCAGCCACTACcgacaacaacacacagatcACAG ACTTTTTCGTGAAACGAAAGAGGGCCGCGGACAAGACATCTAACGACGCGAGCGCCTGCCATCTCTCCAAGTCTCCGATCCCGGTGGAACAGACCCCACGGAAGAGGATCCGCTGA